A single region of the Tachyglossus aculeatus isolate mTacAcu1 chromosome X1, mTacAcu1.pri, whole genome shotgun sequence genome encodes:
- the LOC119919944 gene encoding neuropeptide Y receptor type 6-like produces the protein MGNTGSHQGDLLANQTSTNKSIPLSFDSCQLAPLVLFLLVVAYALVVLVGLLGNLSLIIIITRKQKETQNVTNALIANLSLSDILMCVVCIPFTMVYTLMDHWIFGDAMCKVTAYAQSVSVTVSIFSLVLIAIERHQLIVNPRGWKPNMFQACCGLLLAWLFSLLMSVPFFLFSQLTDEPFRNISLPGDPFRHRAACVEEWPSRQGRLVFTTSLLGVQYCVPWGFISVCYLKILLCLRKRHGKVERVREQESRRVNSMLISIVVTFGACWLPLNVFNIIFDWNHEILLHCHHDLVFILCHLAAMTSTCINPLFYGFLNKNFQKDLMDLLHLCWCFAPRDHYDSIAISTLPTEESKGSVKFIPSQESI, from the coding sequence ATGGGCAACACGGGCAGTCACCAAGGGGATTTGCTTGCTAACCAGACATCCACCAACAAGTCCATACCACTATCCTTTGACTCCTGCCAGCTGGCCCCTCTGGTGCTGTTTCTTCTGGTGGTGGCCTACGCCCTCGTGGTACTCGTGGGGCTTCTGGGCAACCtgtccctcatcatcattatcacgaGGAAACAGAAGGAAACACAGAATGTGACCAACGCTCTGATTGCCAATCTCTCCCTGTCGGACATTCTGATGTGCGTCGTGTGCATCCCTTTCACCATGGTCTACACCTTGATGGACCACTGGATCTTTGGGGACGCCATGTGCAAGGTCACCGCCTATGCCCAGAGCGTGTCTGTCACCGTGTCCATTTTCTCCCTCGTCTTAATTGCCATCGAGCGACACCAACTGATCGTTAACCCCCGGGGCTGGAAGCCCAACATGTTCCAGGCCTGTTGTGGCCTGCTGCTGGCTTGGCTATTCTCCCTCCTGATGTCCGtgccatttttcctcttctcccagctgACCGACGAACCCTTCCGCAACATCTCTCTCCCCGGAGACCCGTTCCGCCACCGGGCGGCGTGTGTTGAGGAGTGGCCATCCAGGCAGGGTCGGCTGGTGTTCACCACCTCCCTGCTTGGCGTACAGTACTGCGTCCCCTGGGGCTTCATCTCCGTCTGCTACCTGAAGATCCTGCTGTGCCTGCGGAAGAGGCATGGCAAGGTGGAGCGGGTCAGGGAGCAGGAGAGCAGGCGAGTCAACTCAATGCTGATCTCGATAGTGGTGACCTTTGGGGCCTGCTGGCTGCCGCTGAACGTCTTCAACATCATCTTTGACTGGAACCACGAAATCCTGCTCCATTGCCACCACGACCTTGTGTTCATCTTGTGCCATCTGGCAGCTATGACATCCACCTGCATCAATCCTCTCTTCTACGGGTTTCTGAACAAGAATTTCCAGAAGGACCTCATGGACCTGCTTCACCTCTGCTGGTGCTTTGCTCCTCGAGACCACTATGACAGCATCGCCATCTCCACCTTGCCCACGGAAGAGTCCAAAGGGTCCGTGAAATTCATCCCTTCCCAGGAGAGCATTTGA